Below is a window of Desulfurobacterium atlanticum DNA.
ATCGGTAATAGAGGTCATCGGCCTCAAATCGGAAGAGGTGCCAAAATGTTTCAAAGCGGCAAGGTGAGTAAACGTAGCGTAGGGACCGAGGAAAGAAACCTTTGTCGGTTCCTCAAGTGCCCTGCAGGCTGAAATTATCTCTCTAAAGATGGCCCTAATAGATTCGGGAGGAAGAACACCATAATTTTTATTTAGCTCTTCAAGCTTTGTAAGAATCTCAGCTTCTCTTTCAGGGACATAGAACGGAAGTCCTTTTTTTCTCTTTACCTCTCCTACTTCACTGGCAAGTTTTGCCCTTCTGCTTAAAAGGTCTATAATCTGTCTGTCTATCCCATCAATCTCTTTCCTGAGCTCTTCAAGAGTTCTCATCCAACTATCTCCTTCTGTTAAAAGGACAACTTTTCCTTTTACACGTTGAACACTTTCCAGATTTTATCCTGAAAATTGCAAAAACCGCAGTAAGAAATATTATAACTAAAAACAGATTTTCAATCACTAAAACCTCCTTACAGGATTAAATGTAAAATATACTCCCAAAAACCAGGCAAGCAGGAAAATAGAAATGGATGAAAGGCTGTTAAAACTTGTAACAGGAAAGCTTAAACTGAAAGAAAAAGTAAAATGCTCCGGGCTTCCTGGAGCATCTAAAGCGCTCTTTATAAAAGAGCTACTTTCAAAAATAAACAGGCAGGTTTTAGTTATAACCCCTTCAGAGCCACTTGCAGAAGCTCTTTATCATGACCTTGAAAGGGAAAAAATTAAAACTGTCCATTTTTCAGCATGGGACACATCACCATTTGACATCGCTTCTCCATCTGCACTTTCCCAGTTCAAAAGATTACATGCCCTTCACAGATTAATGGAAGAAAAAGTAGAAGTTGTTGTTGTAAGTGTGGAAAGTCTGCTTCAAAAGGTGATACCTCCTGAAGAGCTGATAGAGGTAATCTTTGAAGTAAGAAAAGGAGAGGAAATAGACAGGGATACACTTTCGGAGTTTTTATCCTCTGCAGGTTTTACAAGAGTTGATGCTGAGCCTGACGAAGGAGAGTTTATACTTAAAGGAGACCATCTTGTAATTCAAACCCCTGAAGAAAAAATTTCTGTTGAATTTTTCGGAGATACAGTTGAAAAAATCACAGTAAACGGAAAAGAGACACAGAGCTATGTTTTAACACCAATTTATGAAATGATACCTGATAAAAAGAAAATGAAACCGATAAAAGACCTCTATCCTGAAGTTTATGAGAAACATCTTCTCTTCCCTTCAATAAGTGGTGGAGAAAAGCTACTTCCGTTTATATTTGATTTAACTCCTATTACAACCTACCTTAACGATTTTTTAACTGTAACTATTGAAACTCACCAGTGTAAAGCCATTAAAACTGATCTTATAAAAAATTATGAAAACGACTTCAGGCTTTTAAAGAGAGAAAACATACCGGTAGCAGACTTTGAAGATTTTATAGAATCGCAACTTCCTGAACCTGAAATTGAAATATTTGAAAAGGAAAAGTGTGAAATAGATTTTGAAATTTCCCCGATGCCACCAATAGACGTTGTTGAGGCGGAAGAGATTTTAAAATCTGTAAAAAATGACAGAATAAAAGTTATCTACTCAACAGAAAGCTTGAAGGATGAAATTGAAAAACTGCGGAAAAAGTTAACCCTGCAAATTGAGATAGAAAAAGGCATCTCTTCTGGAGGATACAGAATCAAAAATAAAAATTTCACCTTTCTTACAGAAACTGAAATATTTACTCCTGTTAAAGAAAAGAGCGTTTTTACCCTTACGCCTGGAGAACTTGTAATCCACAGAGATTACGGTATAGGAATATTTAAAGGAATAACAAGTAGAGATATAGCCGGGAAAAAATTTGACTTTGTTGAAATTGAATATGACAGAGGAGAAAAGCTTTTTGCCCCATTTACTCAGATAGACAGAATATTCCCCTACACAGGATATAAAGGAAAGAAACCGAAACTTGACAGACTCGGTGGAACTTCCTGGAAAAATCTTGAAAGAAGGGTTAAAGCTTCTCTTATAAAGTTTGCCCAGCAGCTTGCTGAGCTTTATAAAGAGAGGAAAACGTCCTCTGGAGAAGCGATAATCGGTGACAGGCAGCTTTTAAAAGAGTTTGAAAGTGCATTTCCCTTTAAAGAAACAGAAGACCAGCTAAAAGCAATAAGGGATGTTTATAAAGACATGGAATCGGAAAAGCCGATGGATCGCCTTATATGTGGAGATGTAGGATTTGGAAAAACGGAAGTGGCGATGAGAGCTGCGATGAAAGCTGTTTCTGACGGAAAACAGGTTGCACTCCTTGCACCTACAACAATCCTTGCAGAGCAACACTACAGAACATTTAAAAAGCGTTTTAAAGGATTTCCTGTAAAAATTGAACTTATTTCAAGATTTAAAACAAAAAAGGAGCAAAAAGAAATTTTAGAAAAGGTAAAAAGCGGTGAAGTGGACATTTTAATAGGAACCCACCGAATCACATCGGATGACGTTGAGTTTAAAAACTTAGGTCTATTAATAATAGATGAAGAACACAAGTTTGGCGTAAAAACCAAAGAGAAAATCACATCGTTAAAGAAAAATCTTGATGTTCTCTATCTTTCAGCTACACCCATACCGAGAACTTTATACTCTGCAATCTCTGGTTTCAGAGATATTTCTGTAATAGAAACACCGCCTGTTGGACGGAAAGGAACAAAAGTTTCTGTAATGAAATATTCTGACAAAGTTTTGAAAACTGCCATAGAGAGAGAACTTGAAAGAGAGGGACAGATTTTCATAGTTCACAACGACATCTCATCCCTTGAAGAGATAAGACAGAAAGTTGAAGCAATGTTTCCTGACACCCCGGCTGAGATAATCCACGGCCAGATGAGAGCTGATAAAGTAGAAAGAATTATGCACCGATTTATTGAAGGTGAAATCAAAATACTCATCGCAACATCCATTATAGAATCCGGTATAGATATACCGTCTGCAAACACATTAATAGTTATAGGAGCTGAAAATTTCGGACTTTCCCAGCTTTACCAGTTAAAAGGAAGGGTTGGTAGAGGTGTTGAAAAGGGATACTGCTACCTTCTCACATCACCAAAAGCAAAACTTACAAAAGACGCTGTAAAAAGACTTGAAGCGATAAAAAAAGTCTCCCAGCTTGGAGGAGGATTCCAGCTTGCACTTAAAGACCTTGAAATAAGGGGAGCTGGGAACCTTTTAGGTCCCCAGCAGAGCGGTTATATAAACTCTGTCGGGCTCGATCTTTATATGAAACTGTTTTCAGAAGTGTTAGAGGAGAAAGAGCAGGAAAAAGATGTTAAGTTAAATGTTCCCGTGGAAGCATTTATCCCTGAAGATTACATTCAGGATGCAAAAGAGCGGATTAAAATTTATTCAGAGCTTTCAACAGCAGAAAATCCCCAAACTCTTCTTTCAAAGATGGAAGAGCTTTACGGACCGATACCAGACCCTGTTGTAAACACTTTCAAGCTTTTTAGAATAAAGAAACTTGCAAAAGCTCTGGGAGTAATGGAACTTTCCCTTACTCCATCTGGGAAACTTATTCTTAAATTTGGAAATGATATAAACATTGACCCTGAAAAGCTTGTTGAATTTGTGAAAGAGAAGGAAGCAACCTTTACACCGGAAAGAATACTTTATATAGATTGTGGCACATCCCTTGAAAATGTTGAAGCAACTCTCAAAGAGCTTAAGGAGAAAACCTGTGATAAAAAAGCTTGAGATAGAACCGATTCCACTTACAGAAGGTCATTCTAAATTGGTGTTAAAGGTTGAGGATGGGATAATTACAGAAGGGTTTTATTACGCCCTCGTTCCTGTAAGAGGATTTGAAACGATGCTCCTTGATAAAGAGGCAACATTTGCTCCCATAGCAGCTTCAAGGATATGCGGAATGTGTCAGGCTGTTCACAGTATAGCAGTATCAAGGGCTGTAGAAAACGCCTGCCAGATAGAGGTTCCTGAGAAAGCAAAAAAACTAAGAGAGGTAATAAATCTCTCTGTTAGAGTCTACAACCACCTCCTTCATCATATTCTCATTTCCGGAAATATTTTTAAAAACGACAAAGAGCGCTTTGAGTTCATAAAATCGGTGCAGAAAATCAGAAAAACAGTATCTTCTATTCTTGAAATCGTGGGAGGCGGAACAATCCATCCTTCAAACATAGTTATAGGTGGCATCTCTTCACCGATAGAAAACAGTGTGAAAGAGCGGCTTCTTAAAATGATAGAAGAGATAAAAAGCCTTGCAGAAACAGAAGTTAAAACATTTATAGAATATATAGAAAAAGTCTGGAAAGAAAGAAATCTTCCTGAAACCTTAGGGAAGCACAATTTACCGTTTTTCTCGCTAAAAGATTTAAAATCCTCCAGTCTAAAAGAAATATACCCTCAGGAGATATTTGAAGAACTTCCACTAAAAAGGGAAGCTACAAACACAACTATACTCATAAACGGAAAAGGAGCAGAAACCGGTGCAAGGGCAAGAAAAGTAACAGATGGAAAATTTAAACCTAAAGGCGGAATAAAAGAACTCCATATACTAAGAGCACAGGAGATAGTTCCATCCATTAAAAAAATAGAAGAAATCCTTGAAAAAGATACGTTTGAAAAGGAGATAAGAAATCCAACATTTCCAACATCTGATAACGAAACTGTTGGGATAGGAGCAGTTGAAGCACCAAGGGGTGTAAATATCCACAAAGTTAAAGTTGATAAATCAGGTAGAATAACATATTATAAAGTTATGGTTCCCACCGCTATAAACATGATAGCGATAGCTGAATCTTTAAAAGGGGAAAGAGCTGAATATGCAGAAATTATAGTGAGAGCCTACGACCCGTGTATCGCCTGTTCAACCCATTGAAGAGGTAGAGATTGATATACTCTTTCAATGAATTTGATGAAGATATAAAAGTTAAGCTTGGTTTTTTCCATCTATCAAGCTGTTCAGGGTGTCAGATAGCATTTCTTGATATGTTTGATGAACTAACAGAAATTCTTGATACTGTTGAAATAGCTTACTCAAATCTTTTAACAAATAAAAAAGAAATTCCAAAAATAAACGTTGCTTTTGTTGAAGGTTCTTTCTCAATAGGATTTGAGCCACATATAAAGCTTGTTAGAGAGATAAAAGAGAAAGCTGATATCGTTGTTGCCGTCGGCGGCTGCGCCGCTTTTGGCGGAATAAGAAGACTTAATGTGGGAGCTCAAGCTCCACAACCATCTCATCAGGCATCTATACCAATAACCGAACTTGGAATGCTTAAAGGAAAGGTAAAGTATGTAATTCCCGGTTGTCCTCCGAATCCTTACCTTTTGTATAGATTTCTGCTTGCCCTTCTGGAAATTGATGAGGATTTTCTGCAACCTTTTGAACACATGGTATTTTCAACATTTGCCTCCGGCTATGACATTTTAACCGAAGTTGTAAACAAGGGACTATGCACAGGCTGCGGAACATGTATTTGTGCCTGTCCAACAAAAGCGATAGAATTCAGTAGAAAAACACAGCGTCCAATCTTCAATAGAACACTTTGCGTTGGTTGCGGTTCCTGCCTTGCAGGATGTCCACAATCGTTTAAACCTTATCCTCAACCAGTTTATGAGTAATGGAGGAATTGAATGTTCGGACTTTATAGACAATTTACTATAGGAAGATACACAAAAGCTTTTCTTATAAAGGACAAAAAAAGCTGCACTTCACGTAGCAATTTAAAGGCTATTTTGAAGGAAGCTTTCAAAAAAGGCTTAATAGACAGTGCTATCGGAACTACTCTTGAAAAAAACTGCGAAAACCCGTCAGTAAAGCCGGTATTTATTAAATCCCTAAAAGAGATTGATAGCTTTGAACCGTTCTTCTTTATCCATGGAGGGCAAAATTCCATTTTGAAAGAGATAACCCAAAAGTATAGTTTTGAAAAACTCGGAGTTATAGGACACTCCTGTATTCTTGATGGAATAAATAAGATGCAGTACTACGGAATAGGAAGCAACTTTGCTGTGCTTAAATTTTCTCTAAAAATAGGAATAGGATGTATAGGTGCACTGTCCCTTGAAGGTATGAATTGTCTATTAAAGGAGAAAAAACTTCCGCAGTGTGATTTTGATGAAACTTTCTTCAAAAAGGGGAGAGTATTCATATCTAAAAAAGAGCCGTTTGCATTTTCAATTGAAGAGTATTACTATTATTTGAATGAGGGATGCAAAGTGTGTATGAATTTATCCTCCAGAGGAAGTGACTTAACATTTGTTCCATATATGGAAGATGGATATTCTCTCTGTTTTGTAAGAACGAAAAAAGGGCTTAAACTATTTGAGAATCCAGATTTTGAAGTTAAAGAAGCACAAGAGCGCAACATAACTGAAGTTGAAGAAACAGTAAAGCAGGTTTTAAAAAAGAACATAGAAAACGTTCTTGAAAGAGCTGAACTTGGAGTTCCATCAAACAAATGGGATGGAAATAGGTTCGGTAAATTCAGTGCTTTATGGAACAACATATACGCTGAAAATATAGAAGAGGAGGTGTTTTAAAATGGTTATTACTTCAGAAATGAAAATGAAAGCTGAAATCATCAAAGTGCTCGGTCATCCTGAAAGAATAGCAATTCTTATGCTTCTTTCAGACGGAGAAAAATGTGTAAAAGAGCTTAAAGAGGAGCTTGGAATCTCTCAACCAAAGGTTTCTCAACATGTGGGAATTATGAAAGAACTTGGAATTCTCAACTTTAGAAAAGAAGGAACTAAAGTGCTTTACTCAATTGGGGACGATAGAGTTAAAAAGCTCCTTGACATTTTTATCAACGAAGAGATTTAACTTAATGCGGGGAGATAAATATCTCCCCCTATTTTAATGCTGACATTTGTCGCAGATGCCGTAGCATACAAACTCACATTTCTCAACGCATAGGTTCATATCTTCCAGCTTTTTAGTGTCAATTTCTACTTTGCAATCAATATCTATAACCCTTCCACATTCTGTACAGATAAAATGGCTGTGAGGTTTAACATTTCCGTCAAATCTTGCTATACCATTAACAGTAGCAACTTTTTGAGCAAGTCCAATTTTCTCAAGATTGGTTAAAGTTCTGTAAACAGTAGCAAGTGAAATTCCGGCAAACTTATTTTTTAAAGCTTCATAAATCTCCTCTGCTGAAGGATGGTCATACCGGCTAACAAGCTCCCTGTAAATAGCCACCCTCTGTGGAGTAACTTTCAATCCTTTTGCTCTTGTTATCTCCTTAAATCTCTCTACAAGTTTATCTATCATTTCCATATCTACACTCCTTATATTAAATTTGAAAATTTTCAGCTAAAATTATACTTTCAGGCAACGAAAATCAACTTCCTCTAGAAATTAAACGGTTTTCTCCCATTTAATAAAAAAGCAAAAATTTAGCAGATAATTCTGCCTATAAATAACCACTGATTTTAATTTAACAAAATGATACAATATTTTCAAGAAAATCATTAAATTTAGGGGATGAAACATGAGTGTTGAAACGGTATCTCTTGCTGTAATAGCAACCTGTATGGTGATTATAACAGTTTCCATTGTGGTTCTGACAATTGTGGCTTATTCTATACTTAAAAAATTAGGAGAACTTATAGATAAAACGGAAACAGAAGTTACATCAACATTTAGAGAGCTTAAAGAGGTTGTTAATTCTTTTACAGACACATTAAGAGGATTTGCTACAGTAGCAAGATTTGTAACAGGAAGAAAGAAGAGGTAGCATTGCCACCTCTTATATATCAAGGTTCCTAACCTCTTTGGCAAACTTCTGTATAAACTCTCTACGAGGTTCAACCTTATCACCCATTAAAACGGTAAACACATCATCTGCGGCAACTGCATCCTCAACAGAAACTTTTAAAAGTGTTCTATTTTCAGGATTCATCGTTGTTTCCCAGAGCTGGTCAGGGTTCATTTCACCAAGACCTTTGTATCTCTGTATATAAATTCCCTCTTTCCCTGTTTTCAAAACAAATTCATAAAGCTCATCAAGAGTACTAAACTCCTTAATTTCTCCTTTCTTTTTAACTTTATAAGGAGGATTTCCTATCTCTTCTCTTATCTGCTTTTTAAGACCTCTACCTCTTTTAAACAGGTCAGAGATTAAAAACTTCTCATCCACAATCACAGTTTTTGTAAGATAGTTATCAAAAGGAACATCTATCTCTATGTAAAAACAGCAGGAATCTTTGTCCTCTTTTACCCGTATTTCACAATTTTTAAGTGACTCTGGAAGATTCTCTTTTATTAAAGATGCAAGTTCACTTGCACTTTCTTCATTATAAAGCATCCTATAATCCGCCTGTGCCCTTAAAAGAGCATTAACAACATCCCTGTTTCTCTTTCTTGAAAGCATAGAAACTATACTGTTAAGTTCCATAATCTTCTCAACAACAGATAAAGCTTTGCTCTTTTCCATCTCTTTTCCGGTTTTATCAATTAAATGAATCGTATCAAGGGCAAAATCAACCACAACCCTTTCAAGCTCAGCATCAGATTTTATATACATCTCCTTTTTACCCTTTTTTAGCCTGTAAAGCGGCGGTTGGGCAATGTAGAGATACCCTTTTTCAACAATCTCTGGAAACTGACGAAAGAAGAAAGTTAAAAGCAACGTTCTAATGTGTGCTCCATCAACATCCGCATCGGTCATTATTATTATCTTGTGATATCTTAACTTGGAAATATCAAAGTGAGAGCCAACACCTGTCCCAAGAGCTGTAATTATAGTTTTAATCTCATCATTTGATAGAACTTTCTCTATTCTTGCTTTCTCTACATTTATTATTTTACCCTTTAAAGGAAGAATTGCCTGAAATCTTCTATCTCTACCCTGCTTTGCACTCCCACCTGCAGAATCACCCTCTACAAGATAAAGTTCTGTCTTTTCAGGGTCTCTTTCTGAACAATCTGCAAGTTTACCGGGAAGAGAAAATTCTTCAAGAGCGCTCTTTCTCCTTGTCATTTCACGGGCACGTTTTGCAGCTTCCCTTGCCCTTGCTGCAGTAATGACCTTTTCTGCTATTTTTCGTCCAATATCAGGCCTTTCGTTAAGGAAAGCTGTAAGTTTTTCATAAACTATAGATGTAACAACCGGCTTAACCTCTGAATTTCCGAGTTTTGCTTTTGTCTGTCCCTCAAACTGCGGGTTCGGAACTTTTACTGAGATTACAGCAACAAGTCCCTCTCTTACATCATCTCCAGTTATAGAAAGCTTTGCATTCTTAGGAATAAGGTTGTTTTCTTCTATAAACTTTGTTATAGCCCTTGTAAGAGCAGATCTAAACCCTGAAACATGTGTTCCACCTTCCCGTGTATTTATGTTATTAACAAAACTGAAAATCTGCTCCGAATAGGTGGAGTTATACTGCAGGGCAACTTCAACAATAATATCGTTCTTTCTTCCATCCACATATATCGGTTCTGGAAAGAGAGGCCCTTTTTTCTCATTTATCTTCTTTACAAATTCAACAATTCCACCTTCATAATAGAAAACCTCTTTTTTAGGCGGTTCTTCTCTCTCATCAACCAGAGTGATTTTTAAACCTTTATTAAGAAAAGCAAGCTCCCGCAGCCTGTTAGCAAGAACATCCCAGCTAAATTCTGTAACCTCAAAAATTTCAGGATCAGGCTTGAAAGTTATTATAGTTCCTCTTTTATGAGTTTCCCCTATGCAGGCAAAAGCAGTTACAGGTTTACCTTTCTCATAAGTTTGCTTATAAACCTTTCCATCTCTATGGATTTCAACTATAAGCCATTCTGAAAGGGCATTAACAACAGAAACGCCAACACCGTGAAGCCCACCAGAATATTGATACGCATCCTTTTCAAACTTTCCACCTGCATGAAGAACTGTTAAAACAATTTCAGCAGCAGGTTTACCATATTCTGGATGTATATCAACAGGAATACCTCTTCCATTATCAGCTACAGTTATAGAATTATCTTCATGTATCACAACTTCTATTTCTGAACAATATCCTGCAAGAGCCTCATCAACACTATTGTCAACAACCTCAAACACGAGATGGTGAAGACCGTAAGCACCTGTATCTCCAATATACATACCGGGCCTTTTTCTAACCGCCTCAAGACCTTCCAGGACTTTTATCGCAGAAGCATCATATTTCTTATCAGACATCCAACTCCTCCAGAAAAAACTAAAAAGATAAACTTCAGGAATGGAAATAAATTTAAAACGGACTTAATTATACCATTATTTAAGATGGTGCCGGCGAAGGGACTTGAACCCTTGACCTGGGCATTACGAGTGCCCCGCTCTTGCCACCTGAGCTACGCCGGCAGAAGGAGAGACAGTTGGCAAAGATAAAATTTAGTCCTGAAGATTTTAAAGTAAAAGAAATTTTAAACGATAATTTCTTCAAAAACCGCGGAGACTATAGAATTTACAGGCTCTGGAAAAGGGGGCTTGAAACCCAGGAAGTGATGGAAAGGATAGCAAAAATCTCCAAAATTCCCGTAAAGTTTATAGGATATGGTGGGCTGAAGGACAAAAATGCAGAAACTGTTCAGTTTATCTCTATTCCCGCAAAATATAGTTTGAAAGAGCTAAATAAGGGAAACCTTAAATTATCTTTCTGCGGATTTTCAACATCACCTATAACATCCTCCTCTATAAAAAGAAACCGATTTGAAATTGTTGTAAGAGAAACGCTAAAAGACAAAGAAAAGATAGAAATTATTAGAAGAGCAGGAGTTCCTAACTATTATGGCGAACAGCGGTTTATATCTTTAAGAAAAGGACAACTTTTCATTCATCACCTGATTAGTAGAAATTACAAACAGGCAATAGAATATCTTTTCACACCAGCAGGCTGGGAAAACTCAAAAAGCAGAAAAGGAAAAAAAGCGTTTTTAGAAGGTAATTTTAAAGAAGCCGTTCTTCTCCTTTCTGGATGGAGAAAAAAGATAGCACAGTATCTTCTAAAAATTCCAGCAGCATCTCCAGAAACCCTTTTTAAACTCATACCCCGCAAAGAGATAGAGTTTCAAATAAATATTTTTCAGAGCCTTCTTTTTAATAAAGCTGTTGCAAGTATGATAAAAAAAAGCGGTAAAGAACTTTTCGCATTTAAATATAAAGCTGGAATTATGTTTTTCCCGGTAGAAAAACCGGGTATCCCCGAAAAAATTGAGATGTTCTACCCGGAGATTAAAAATCCTATATATGCTCCAATTCTCAGGAAAGAGGGAATAAAAGTTGATTCTATGAAAAGGTTTTCCGGCTATTTTCACCGCTTTTCAAGAAAAACGTTTGTCAGAGTGGAAAATTTTGAAATTACAGAGATGAAAGAGAAAACCGTTCTAAAATTTGAACTTCCATCAGGAAGCTATGCAACAAATGTTGTAAGATTTCTATTTAACAGTATCAAATTTAAGGGGGTGTAAAATGAAAGCACTGTTTGTGAAAAACATAGAGATTGAAGGACCGGGAACACTTGCCCCTCTCTTTGAGAGAAAAGGACTGAAAGTTGAAACTATAAGCGCTTTTAAGAACGAAACCGTTGATAGCATTGACGATTACGAAGTTATAACGATACTAGGTGGACCTATGGGAGTCTATGAAGCGGAAAAATATCCCTTTCTAAAGTATGAATTTAAACTTGTTGAAGAAGCAATTAAAAAGGGAAAAAGAGTTGTTGGAATATGTCTTGGTTCTCAGATAATAGCTCATGTATTGGGTGCAAGAGTTTACAAAGGAGAGATGGGAAAAGAGATAGGCTGGTATGAACTTTATCCTCAAAATGAGTTTGAGTATATATTTCAAAACAAAATTGAAGTTTTTCAGTGGCACGGTGATACCTTTGATATACCAGAAGGTGCTGTAAAGCTTGCTTCAACTCCCCTTTATCCAAATCAGGCGTTCAGATATGAAAAAGCTGTAGGAATCCAGTTTCACATAGAGGTAACAAAAGAGGATATTTTAAAATGGATAGAAGCTTACAAAGATGAGGTAGAAAAAGAGAACTTAACACCTGAACAGATTCTGGGAAACAACGATAAAAGGTGGGACATGCTTAAAGTTTACTCTTCCGTTTTTGTTGAGTTTCTATTTAAAATATGAAATTTTTGCTCTTTTTTCCTGACAAAAAGGAAGGTCTCTTCACCTTCCTTTCCTTTTATAAACATCTCTCTTGCAAGTTTTTCATAGTAAAAATCTTTATTTTTCTCTATGGTTTTGATTCTCTCTGAAAGTATATCTATTTTTGACTGCCAGAATTCCTTCTCTTTCAGCAACTTTTTATAGTTTGCCTCAAGCTGACGCAAAGTGGTTAAAGAATTTTCTCCCACAAAGTAACTGTAAAAATAGAAGGGAACAAAAACAGCCCATCCAACAACAAGAATTTTAGCTATCTTCTGTATCAATTAACCCTCTCGCTATCAGTTCTTCTTCATAAAACTTCCTGTAAAGAGCATTCCATTCAGGAGTCCCTTCTGGAACAGGCTTTGACATAGACTCAATCTTTTCTCTTGCCGCTCTGTCAACCTCTTTTCTAACTTTAGATATTGTGTTAAAAGCTCTAACTATGTGCTGTCTTATTATTCCTCTTTCCTGAGTGTAGTCTATCTCATCGTCTGTAAGAATAAACCTTAAAATTTTCCCGGCTATATAGTTCGCCTTCTCCCGGGTAAAAATGCTCCCTGGAGCGGGTAAACCCCTCTCTTTAGCAAGTTTTTCCATTATAAGCTTCCTTGCTTTAAAAAACGGAATCCCTCTATACATTATCTCATCAGAATTTTCCTGAAGGATTTTCTCCGCTTCCTCTTCAAGTTCTTTATCTATTCTGTACTCATTAAGTATTATCTCTTTCACCTTCTCTTTAAAGTATTCTTCATCATCAACTATCACATACTCATTATTAAGAAGATTTTTTGCTATTTCGTTAACCAAAAGCTCTATAAATTTACTACCTTTCTGTTTCTGCATCTGATAAGCCTCCTCTCATCTTTTTCTCTATTTCCTTTATCCTTTCAAGAGCTTTCAGCCCTTCAGGAGATTTCCCTTTAATTTTAAACACTTTTCTGTATAACTTCAAAGCTTGCTCATACTTACCCTGAGACTCAAGAATTGATGCAGCTTTATAAATAGCTGTTGAATTCCATGGTTCAGAACCAATCTCATAGTGAATTTTCAGATAGTTCATAACAGCACTATCAACGTCCCCTTTCTCCTCCTGAACTGTAGCAAGCCAGAAAAGAGACTCTGCTTTCTGCTCCTTCTTTTTAGCCTTCCTGTAGGCTTCTTTTAAAAGCTTCTCAGCGTCATCCCTTTTCCCCTTTTTATCAAGGAAAAGGGCAAGATTAACAAGGTCATCATAATCTATTTCAGAAAGATGCCCCTTATTCACTATGTAATTAAGAAGCCTCATCGCATCTGTTTCTTTCCCGGCAAGCTTGTAAAGGGAAGCAAGCTGAGCGGCAAACTTTATCCGCTTGTCCTCTGGAAGATTCTCTATATCACTTACAGCCCTTCCAGCATTTAAAGCATCAAGAAGTCTTCCCTGCTTGTAGTAAATCTCCATCAGAAGGAAGTTTTTCACATCTTTTCTTTTTTCAGTATCCTCAGGAATCATGGATGCATCTTCAACTGCTCTTCTGTAGTTTTTCAACTTCAGGTCAATATCAACCATTCTCATAGCCGCAAAAGTTCTGATTTCAGGGTCGGAAGAACGTTCAACTGCCATTCTGTAAAGGCCATAAGCTTTTAAAAATCCTTTAGCATCATAGTAATCGTTTGCTTTCTCAATAAGAGCATGGATATCTGAAAGGGTGTTT
It encodes the following:
- a CDS encoding ArsR/SmtB family transcription factor, with protein sequence MVITSEMKMKAEIIKVLGHPERIAILMLLSDGEKCVKELKEELGISQPKVSQHVGIMKELGILNFRKEGTKVLYSIGDDRVKKLLDIFINEEI
- a CDS encoding Fur family transcriptional regulator; translation: MEMIDKLVERFKEITRAKGLKVTPQRVAIYRELVSRYDHPSAEEIYEALKNKFAGISLATVYRTLTNLEKIGLAQKVATVNGIARFDGNVKPHSHFICTECGRVIDIDCKVEIDTKKLEDMNLCVEKCEFVCYGICDKCQH
- the gyrB gene encoding DNA topoisomerase (ATP-hydrolyzing) subunit B, producing MSDKKYDASAIKVLEGLEAVRKRPGMYIGDTGAYGLHHLVFEVVDNSVDEALAGYCSEIEVVIHEDNSITVADNGRGIPVDIHPEYGKPAAEIVLTVLHAGGKFEKDAYQYSGGLHGVGVSVVNALSEWLIVEIHRDGKVYKQTYEKGKPVTAFACIGETHKRGTIITFKPDPEIFEVTEFSWDVLANRLRELAFLNKGLKITLVDEREEPPKKEVFYYEGGIVEFVKKINEKKGPLFPEPIYVDGRKNDIIVEVALQYNSTYSEQIFSFVNNINTREGGTHVSGFRSALTRAITKFIEENNLIPKNAKLSITGDDVREGLVAVISVKVPNPQFEGQTKAKLGNSEVKPVVTSIVYEKLTAFLNERPDIGRKIAEKVITAARAREAAKRAREMTRRKSALEEFSLPGKLADCSERDPEKTELYLVEGDSAGGSAKQGRDRRFQAILPLKGKIINVEKARIEKVLSNDEIKTIITALGTGVGSHFDISKLRYHKIIIMTDADVDGAHIRTLLLTFFFRQFPEIVEKGYLYIAQPPLYRLKKGKKEMYIKSDAELERVVVDFALDTIHLIDKTGKEMEKSKALSVVEKIMELNSIVSMLSRKRNRDVVNALLRAQADYRMLYNEESASELASLIKENLPESLKNCEIRVKEDKDSCCFYIEIDVPFDNYLTKTVIVDEKFLISDLFKRGRGLKKQIREEIGNPPYKVKKKGEIKEFSTLDELYEFVLKTGKEGIYIQRYKGLGEMNPDQLWETTMNPENRTLLKVSVEDAVAADDVFTVLMGDKVEPRREFIQKFAKEVRNLDI
- the truD gene encoding tRNA pseudouridine(13) synthase TruD — protein: MAKIKFSPEDFKVKEILNDNFFKNRGDYRIYRLWKRGLETQEVMERIAKISKIPVKFIGYGGLKDKNAETVQFISIPAKYSLKELNKGNLKLSFCGFSTSPITSSSIKRNRFEIVVRETLKDKEKIEIIRRAGVPNYYGEQRFISLRKGQLFIHHLISRNYKQAIEYLFTPAGWENSKSRKGKKAFLEGNFKEAVLLLSGWRKKIAQYLLKIPAASPETLFKLIPRKEIEFQINIFQSLLFNKAVASMIKKSGKELFAFKYKAGIMFFPVEKPGIPEKIEMFYPEIKNPIYAPILRKEGIKVDSMKRFSGYFHRFSRKTFVRVENFEITEMKEKTVLKFELPSGSYATNVVRFLFNSIKFKGV
- a CDS encoding type 1 glutamine amidotransferase, which produces MKALFVKNIEIEGPGTLAPLFERKGLKVETISAFKNETVDSIDDYEVITILGGPMGVYEAEKYPFLKYEFKLVEEAIKKGKRVVGICLGSQIIAHVLGARVYKGEMGKEIGWYELYPQNEFEYIFQNKIEVFQWHGDTFDIPEGAVKLASTPLYPNQAFRYEKAVGIQFHIEVTKEDILKWIEAYKDEVEKENLTPEQILGNNDKRWDMLKVYSSVFVEFLFKI
- a CDS encoding DUF507 family protein, with protein sequence MQKQKGSKFIELLVNEIAKNLLNNEYVIVDDEEYFKEKVKEIILNEYRIDKELEEEAEKILQENSDEIMYRGIPFFKARKLIMEKLAKERGLPAPGSIFTREKANYIAGKILRFILTDDEIDYTQERGIIRQHIVRAFNTISKVRKEVDRAAREKIESMSKPVPEGTPEWNALYRKFYEEELIARGLIDTEDS